The window TGCTCCAGCGTTTTTTGCGGCTCAAGGTCGGTAAATTGTTCTGGATAGAACCACTTAGCGAAAACTTGCGTCGCAATCACATTGTATGGAGAGTTATAGTAATTGTGCCAGATAGCATAATCTTGCTTATCTTTTATGGCTGATAACGCGCTAATTCCTTTACGTTCAGTAATTTTTTTCAGGCTTTCTTTTGCATCAGTTAATGTGCTTTGTGCCCCTAATTGAACGCCTGCATCTTTACTTCCCGGTGCTTTTGCACCAGATGCAATGTAAATACTTGGGTCTGCAGCAATGATTTTCTCTAAATTCATCGTACCAAGTGCACCCGGTAAAACACCTTTAGCAATATTTTTACCACCAGCTAAATCAATAAAGTTCCCCATGTTCCCATCACCAGCGGTACCACAGCAGTCTTCAAAGGCTCCCGCGCGTAATTCGATAAAAACACTGGGTTTTTTATCGTCTGGTATTTTAGAGGTAATATCAGTGACTAACTTTTGGTTTCTTTCATAAAAATCGACATACTTATTTGCTGCCTGTTCACGATTTAACGCTTTGCCGAGTAAACGCATACTTGGCAATGTATTTTCCAGTGGCTTATCACGGAAATCCACGAATACGACAGGCACTCCCGCTTTTTCAAGCTGGTTAACTAATTCGCTATTTTTACCCGGCCCATGGCCTGACAAACCAAAAATCGCGATATCTGGATTTAGGGTTAATACTTTTTCTGAACTGACGCTATCTGCGCTGGTATTACCAATCAGTGGAATATTATCAATTTCAGGAAATTTAGCTTTATAAGCAGCGTAGGTTTGTGGGTCTAGTTTTCGAAGGTCACCTTGCCAACCCACAATTCGGTCAATAGGTTTATCACCTTCCAGCAGAGCTATTGCACTAAATAGGCGTCCCTCACCTAATAAAATGCGATTAACATTATCAGGAACTTCAACTGTACGACCTGCAATATCAGTGACTGTTGCAGCCCAAGCACTCATACTGGCACTTGCTAATAACGCTAAACTTATCCCTTTTACTACCGACCTAGCTACAGACTTCTTGGCTACCGACGACATAGTATTAAGCTCCACTATTAACCTCATTGACTTACCTTTTTTTTATGCGGTAACAATAAAGCAAATAAGAATACTTATCAATACGATTATTAGTTTAATCATGACTTTCATCAATGGAATTTTGTGACCACCATCGTAAAGCCAAGCATTCAGCATATTTTACCGCCAAAATACCACTTTATTGCCAGCGCTATATATAAAAAAACAGCACCCTATAAAGAGTACTGTTTTCATGATAAGTATTTTAAAAAATTATTTATCTAAATTTTCGCGGTAACTTGGAAAGCTCATGTCTTTATAGCGAATAAACGTAGTTTTCTTCGCTATCTTATAGCCAAACCAAATCGCTAAAAATAATGGGAGACCAATATAAGTTGCAGTAACCCCTACCCAATCAATTTTATCTTCTAAAAAGGCTTGGTAATTTTGGCCTAATGTAATTGTTAAACACAAAATAAAGGCAAAAATAGGGCCAATTGGGAAGAAACCTGAACGATAAGGTAAGTCATTAAGATCTTTCCCTTGTGCAATATAGCCTCTACGGAAACGATAATGGCTAATTGCAATACCTAACCAAGCAATAAACCCTGTCATCCCAGATGTATTTAATAGCCACAGGTACACCGTCTGGTTTCCAAACATAGAACTTAAGAAACACAATCCCGCAACAACTGTTGTTGCTAACAATGCATAACGCGGTACGCCCCCTTTAGATAAACGGGCGAAAATGCGCGGCGCTTTGCCTTCACGCGCTAAGGTATACAACATACGCGTTGATGCGTACATACCCGAGTTACCTGCCGATAATACTGCCGTTAAGATAACCGCATTCATCACTGCTGCTGCGGATAATAGGCCTGCATTTTCAAATACTAAGGTAAATGGACTGACACTAATATCTTTGACATCATTACGCAGTAAACTTGGGTCAGTATAAGGAATGATCAAACTAATAATTAAAATTGCGAAGATATAGAATAACAGTATACGCCAAAATACTTTGCGCACTGCTTTTGGAATATTTTTGGCAGGATCTTTCGACTCACCCGCAGCAATACCAATTAATTCAGTACCTTGGAATGAGAAACCAACGATCATTGCCACACCAATCATCGCTGAGAAACCACCAGCAAAAGGTGCATCACCAATTTCCCAATTATGCCATCCTGCATTCTCTGCACCATTCATGATGCCAAAAATCATTAATACCCCGACGATAATAAAAATAACGACCGTGGTGACTTTTATTAATGAGAACCAGTATTCCGCTTCACCAAACCCTTTAACAGAGATGAAATTCAGTAAGAAAATAATTGCAAGGAAGATCGCGCTCCAAATCCAACCGGGAGTATCTGGGAACCAGTAGGTCATCACCAACTGAGCAGCAACTAAGTCAACGGCAATAGTCACAGCCCAGTTGTACCAGTAGTTCCACCCTAGTGCGAAACCAAAACCTTCATCGACATATTTTGCACCATAGGTTGCAAATGAGCCTGAGACAGGCATATAAGCGGCTAACTCGCCCAAACTGGTCATCAAAAAATAGACCATTAAGCCAATGATGGCATAAGAAAGGAGTGCTCCACCGGGGCCTGCTTGTGCAACCGTTGCACCGGATGCAACGAATAAACCGGTACCGATGGACCCACCGATAGCAATCATCGCAAGATGGCGTGCCTTTAACTCACGGCGTAGTTTTTGTGGGCCGCCCTGCGAGATAGTATTGGTATGTTGTTCTGACATTTGTTCCCTGCATTTTATTATTCAGCTAATATCGCATGGATTCTAGCAAAATAGGCTGTGAGAACTAAGCAACTCTTCACTGTTATAAGATACCTTCATAATTCACATAAAATTATAAGTAAAACGCGTTATTACCCAAGACCGAATATTGTTTCTTTAAAATCTTAGAAAAAACTTAACGTTGTTATTCCTCTGAAGGCTTTAGCCCGTTACGAGGCGGCAAATGATTAGTATGTGGCTTGGGTAATCGAATGCAGCCAACAACGCAACGGACTAAAAGGTAACGAGAGTTTTTTAGTGACAATATGACAACAAATTAGTAATCGCACTCGAAATATGCTTTTGGCGGTGATAAATCAAATATAGCGTTCTTTCTAAATGAAGTTCGTCTATTTTTAACTCAACTAAAGTCCCATTCTCTAATTGCTCTTCGATCACTCGGCGTGATAAACAGCTTATACCTATTCCATATCGGACGGCATGTTTGATAGCTTCTGAATTTCCAAGCTCCATCAAAATATGAAAGCCGGGAAGATGTGCAAATAATAGTTGGTCAAGGACATCCCGCGTACCAGAGCCCCTTTCACGCAAGATCCAAGGAGCGTCACGTAAATCTTTTAAAGAAACGCTTTTATTCGCTAATGGGTTTTGAGGTGAAACAAAAATAACGAGTTCATCTTTTAACCATGCTTTAGAAATTAACTCAGGGCTATGGCAAACGCCTTCAATTAACCCAACGTCCGCTCTAAACTCCATAACGGATTTAATGATCTCTTCTGTGTTACTGATAAAAAGCTCTAAAGGAATATCTGGGTGGTCATGACGATAACCCGCTAAGACTTCCGGTAAAATATAATTACCAATCGTCGTACTGGCAGCAAGACGCACAGCTCCCATCTCTTTTTTAAATAATTGCTCGACCTCTAGCCCTTGCTCTAATAATGCTAAAGCTTTGGGATAAAGCAGCCTTCCGTGCTCATTCGTAACAAGTCGTTTACCCACACGGTCAAATAATTGAACACCTAGTTGACCTTCTAAATCCGTTAGCGACGCACTGACAGCCGACTGTGAAAGCGCTAATAGCTGAGATGCTTGCGTCGTGGAGCCACTTTTTAATACTTCCGTAAAAACCTCAAGTTGCCTAAGAGTAATTCGCATAAAGGTAAGCCCCAACGTGATTTTTAGTATTTGTAATAATAATGTTAATATTAACGATTTATTCGCAATATTCCAGAAGAAACTTATAATCTATTTTGGTGGTAGATTATATAAAAATAATCAATTTAAATTATTATTGCTTTTGTTATATCCTTATTACTAAATCTTATAAGCGGTAATAAAGAGTATTATCATGAATAAAAGTGACACCAACACCCTTGAGCAAAATAGCCTAAGCCCTATATTCAAACTCATACCAGGCATTATTTTAGCGGGTATTCTAACTGCTATTGCAATTTACCTAGGTGACCAACCCTGGTTTATGGATATCGGTTTAGGTGCATTAACCCTCGCAATATTATTAGGAATTATTGTAGGGAATACTTTTTACCCCGTAGCCAGTCGATCTTGTGATGCTGGTACTAAATTTGCCAAACACTATTTCCTACGCGCTGGTATTATCTTGTATGGCTTTCGCCTTACTTTCCAGCAGATCACTGACGTAGGAGCAACTGGGGTAATTATTGATGCTTTAACATTAACATCGACATTTTTATTAGCATATTGGCTAGGTAAAAAAGTGTTCGGTCTTGATGAAGAAACAACATTGTTAATTGGCGCAGGCAGTAGTATTTGTGGTGCAGCTGCCGTCATGGCAACCGAACCTGTCGTTAAAGCTTCTGCGAGTAAAGTCGCTGTTGCTGTTTCAACCGTTGTTATCTTTGGTACGATTTGTATCTTTGTTTACCCTTGGATTTACCAATTAAATGCGCACTTCGGCTGGTTTCCAGCAACAGAAGAAACTTTTGGGATTTATATTGGTTCAACCGTGCATGAAGTTGCACAGGTTGTTGCAGCAGGGCACACCATTGGTACTGACGCAGAAAATGCCTCTGTCATTGCCAAAATGATCCGTGTCATGATGCTTGCGCCTTTTCTAATTATTTTATCGGCTTTCTTAAGCCGTAAAACAGCGGCTAACCAAACAGCCAATAGCCAAAAAAGCAAAATCACTATTCCTTGGTTTGCTGTATTTTTTATTGTTGTTGCAGGTTTTAATTCACTCAACTTACTGCCTCAAGTGTTAGTGCAACAAATCATTGCGTTAGATACAATTTTACTCGCTATGGCAATGGTGGCTTTAGGACTAACGACCCATGTGAGTGCTATTCGCCAAGCGGGTATTAAACCCTTGTTAATGGCGCTGATTCTATTTGTTTGGTTGATTGTTGGCGGGCTTCTAATTAACGTACTGATTCAAAGCATTTTTTAGCATATATCCTCCTCATTTTTAGCCACCTTACTTGGTGGCTTTTTTGTTGATTTCATTTATTTGCTCATTAATGGCATACTCCAAGAAAAAGGAGTCAAAAATGAAATATATTGGAGCACATGTCAGCGCCTCAGGTGGCGTTGACCAAGCCGTTATTCGCGCACATGAAATCAATGCAACCGCTTTTGCTTTATTCACAAAAAATCAGCGCCAATGGAAAGCTGCGCCACTAAGCGAAGACGTGATTAAAAAATTTAAAGATAACTGCAAAAAATATGGGTACGGTAAACACCAGATCCTTCCTCATGACAGCTATTTGATCAATCTAGGTCACCCCGAATTTGAAGCTTTAGAGAAATCTCGTGTCGCTTTTATCGATGAGATGCAACGCTGCGAACAATTAGGTATTGATTTACTTAACTTTCACCCAGGTAGTCATTTAAAGAAAATTGAAATTGACGATTGTTTAGCGCGAATTGCTGAATCTATTAATATTGCCCTTGCTGAGACCGAAGGGGTGATTGCAGTTATTG is drawn from Providencia huaxiensis and contains these coding sequences:
- a CDS encoding ABC transporter substrate-binding protein, which codes for MSSVAKKSVARSVVKGISLALLASASMSAWAATVTDIAGRTVEVPDNVNRILLGEGRLFSAIALLEGDKPIDRIVGWQGDLRKLDPQTYAAYKAKFPEIDNIPLIGNTSADSVSSEKVLTLNPDIAIFGLSGHGPGKNSELVNQLEKAGVPVVFVDFRDKPLENTLPSMRLLGKALNREQAANKYVDFYERNQKLVTDITSKIPDDKKPSVFIELRAGAFEDCCGTAGDGNMGNFIDLAGGKNIAKGVLPGALGTMNLEKIIAADPSIYIASGAKAPGSKDAGVQLGAQSTLTDAKESLKKITERKGISALSAIKDKQDYAIWHNYYNSPYNVIATQVFAKWFYPEQFTDLEPQKTLEQLHREFLAIEPTGVYWVSEK
- the nfo gene encoding deoxyribonuclease IV; amino-acid sequence: MKYIGAHVSASGGVDQAVIRAHEINATAFALFTKNQRQWKAAPLSEDVIKKFKDNCKKYGYGKHQILPHDSYLINLGHPEFEALEKSRVAFIDEMQRCEQLGIDLLNFHPGSHLKKIEIDDCLARIAESINIALAETEGVIAVIENTAGQGTNLGFDFTHLAKIIDGVKDKSRVGVCIDTCHAFAAGYDLRTAEDCDKTFGQFAEIVGFEFLKGMHLNDAKSEFASRVDRHHSLGEGNIGFAPFTYIMQDDRFDGIPLILETVNPDIWPQEIAWLKAQQNS
- a CDS encoding amino acid permease, whose protein sequence is MSEQHTNTISQGGPQKLRRELKARHLAMIAIGGSIGTGLFVASGATVAQAGPGGALLSYAIIGLMVYFLMTSLGELAAYMPVSGSFATYGAKYVDEGFGFALGWNYWYNWAVTIAVDLVAAQLVMTYWFPDTPGWIWSAIFLAIIFLLNFISVKGFGEAEYWFSLIKVTTVVIFIIVGVLMIFGIMNGAENAGWHNWEIGDAPFAGGFSAMIGVAMIVGFSFQGTELIGIAAGESKDPAKNIPKAVRKVFWRILLFYIFAILIISLIIPYTDPSLLRNDVKDISVSPFTLVFENAGLLSAAAVMNAVILTAVLSAGNSGMYASTRMLYTLAREGKAPRIFARLSKGGVPRYALLATTVVAGLCFLSSMFGNQTVYLWLLNTSGMTGFIAWLGIAISHYRFRRGYIAQGKDLNDLPYRSGFFPIGPIFAFILCLTITLGQNYQAFLEDKIDWVGVTATYIGLPLFLAIWFGYKIAKKTTFIRYKDMSFPSYRENLDK
- a CDS encoding YeiH family protein — protein: MNKSDTNTLEQNSLSPIFKLIPGIILAGILTAIAIYLGDQPWFMDIGLGALTLAILLGIIVGNTFYPVASRSCDAGTKFAKHYFLRAGIILYGFRLTFQQITDVGATGVIIDALTLTSTFLLAYWLGKKVFGLDEETTLLIGAGSSICGAAAVMATEPVVKASASKVAVAVSTVVIFGTICIFVYPWIYQLNAHFGWFPATEETFGIYIGSTVHEVAQVVAAGHTIGTDAENASVIAKMIRVMMLAPFLIILSAFLSRKTAANQTANSQKSKITIPWFAVFFIVVAGFNSLNLLPQVLVQQIIALDTILLAMAMVALGLTTHVSAIRQAGIKPLLMALILFVWLIVGGLLINVLIQSIF
- the yieE gene encoding DNA-binding transcriptional regulator YeiE, whose product is MRITLRQLEVFTEVLKSGSTTQASQLLALSQSAVSASLTDLEGQLGVQLFDRVGKRLVTNEHGRLLYPKALALLEQGLEVEQLFKKEMGAVRLAASTTIGNYILPEVLAGYRHDHPDIPLELFISNTEEIIKSVMEFRADVGLIEGVCHSPELISKAWLKDELVIFVSPQNPLANKSVSLKDLRDAPWILRERGSGTRDVLDQLLFAHLPGFHILMELGNSEAIKHAVRYGIGISCLSRRVIEEQLENGTLVELKIDELHLERTLYLIYHRQKHISSAITNLLSYCH